One window of Myripristis murdjan chromosome 8, fMyrMur1.1, whole genome shotgun sequence genomic DNA carries:
- the LOC115363046 gene encoding potassium voltage-gated channel subfamily C member 1-like encodes MLACNCSEAANDKLSWMGRMDGTYVAFGSLFFILISISTFCLETHEAFNTIYNKTENVTVGNVTHEEIVYEVVTDGWLTYVEGVCVIWFTIEVMLRVIFCPDKAEFFRSTLNIIDFVAIVPFYLEVALSGLSSKTAKDVLSFLRVVRFVRILRIFKLTRHFVGLRVLGHTLRASTNEFLLLIIFLALGVLIFATMIYYAERIGADPDDPTAAAHTNFKNIPIGFWWAVVTMTTLGYGDMYPETWSGMLVGALCALAGVLTIAMPVPVIVNNFGMYYSLAMAKQKLPKKRNKHIPRAPQPGSPNYCKPDALAMATASPHRLMGNVIGPGMVGSGSMMGTGDCPLAQEEIIEINRADSKQNGDAAANAAALANEDCPTIDQVLGDERSPATGGLGSATSRERYPHDRACFLLSTGEFQRTTDGNVRKVLSF; translated from the exons ATGTTAGCCTGCAACTGCTCCGAGGCAGCAAACGACAAGCTGTCCTGGATGGGGCGGATGGATGGGACA tatgTGGCGTTTGGCtccctcttcttcatcctcatctccatctccacttTTTGCCTGGAGACCCACGAGGCCTTCAACACCATctacaacaaaacagagaacGTCACAGTCGGCAACGTGACGCACGAGGAG ATCGTCTATGAAGTGGTGACAGACGGCTGGTTGACCTACGTGGAGGGCGTCTGCGTCATCTGGTTCACCATTGAAGTGATGCTGCGCGTCATCTTCTGTCCTGACAAGGCAGAATTCTTCCGCAGCACACTGAACATCATAGACTTTGTGGCCATTGTGCCATTTTACCTGGAGGTGGCGCTGAGCGGCCTCTCCTCCAAGACAGCCAAAGATGTGCTGAGCTTCCTGCGTGTGGTGCGCTTCGTCCGTATCCTGCGAATCTTCAAGCTGACGCGCCACTTCGTGGGTCTGCGGGTGCTGGGCCACACACTGCGAGCGAGCACCAACGAGTTTCTGCTGCTCATCATCTTCTTGGCGCTGGGCGTCCTCATCTTTGCCACCATGATCTACTATGCCGAGCGCATTGGTGCCGACCCGGATGACCCGACGGCTGCGGCCCACACCAATTTCAAGAACATCCCTATTGGCTTCTGGTGGGCTGTGGTGACCATGACCACGCTGGGCTATGGGGACATGTACCCCGAGACATGGTCGGGCATGCTGGTGGGTGCTCTGTGTGCGCTGGCTGGCGTGCTGACCATCGCCATGCCAGTGCCCGTCATCGTCAACAACTTTGGCATGTACTACTCGCTGGCCATGGCCAAGCAGAAGCTGCCCAAGAAGAGGAACAAGCACATCCCGCGAGCGCCGCAGCCAGGCAGCCCCAACTACTGCAAGCCAGATGCCCTCGCCATGGCGACTGCCTCACCGCACAGGTTGATGGGTAACGTGATCGGGCCGGGCATGGTGGGCTCCGGGAGCATGATGGGAACCGGAGACTGCCCTCTGGCACAGGAGGAGATCATTGAAATCAACAGAGCAG ACTCCAAGCAGAATGGCGACGCGGCGGCCAACGCGGCGGCACTGGCCAACGAGGACTGTCCCACCATCGACCAGGTGCTGGGCGACGAGCGCAGCCCGGCCACCGGCGGCCTCGGCTCGGCCACCAGCCGCGAGCGCTACCCGCACGACCGCGCCTGCTTCCTGCTGAGCACCGGAGAGTTCCAGCGCACCACAGACGGGAACGTCCGGAAAG